A region from the Pseudomonas cucumis genome encodes:
- a CDS encoding DNA circularization protein, protein MNWRDRLLPASFRGVGFWVDQAKTPVGKKGQLHEYPQRDLPFFEGLGQQAKIHDLTAFIVGPDCLEQRDKLLRALEQGSGELVHPWLGRMQVKVGECDMTQTRQDGGLVTFALKFYPDQPLPFSTATVSTQKVLLSSADTLLGSAVARFEQAMTLIKAARIGIANLRNSLTGVYEVIKEQLKPLIEQYRQITELVKAVKELPKEVAAEFKGLLGDIKSLKDFAKEGYRGVIADVSQQLEAIRKADAPKLTTGKDTTAAAQAMADLVQDTLLVKVAQWVASMPVASTPVKLSSTPSLDQQTVQPVTRQEVPVTDDLQLLQRELNEAIQLALNKANPAHYQAINDVKQALNAHLKAVASSGVRLVSKSFQESLPAVVVAYRQFADATRVMEVTQRNGVAHPLFLPPNDVKVSGK, encoded by the coding sequence ATGAACTGGCGTGACCGTTTGTTGCCGGCATCCTTTCGCGGTGTCGGTTTTTGGGTCGATCAGGCGAAAACCCCGGTCGGTAAAAAGGGTCAGTTGCACGAGTATCCGCAGCGGGATCTGCCGTTTTTCGAGGGCCTTGGCCAGCAGGCGAAGATCCATGATCTGACGGCGTTCATCGTCGGCCCCGATTGTCTGGAGCAGCGCGACAAATTGCTCAGGGCGTTGGAGCAGGGCAGTGGTGAACTGGTCCACCCGTGGTTGGGGCGGATGCAAGTCAAGGTCGGTGAATGCGACATGACCCAGACCCGCCAGGACGGCGGGCTGGTGACCTTTGCCCTGAAGTTCTACCCCGATCAACCCCTGCCATTTTCAACGGCCACGGTCAGCACGCAAAAGGTGCTGCTGTCATCGGCGGACACCTTGCTGGGCTCGGCGGTGGCGCGTTTCGAACAGGCCATGACCCTGATCAAGGCGGCGCGGATCGGCATCGCCAATCTGCGCAACAGCCTGACCGGGGTCTATGAAGTGATCAAGGAACAGCTCAAACCGTTGATCGAGCAATATCGGCAAATCACCGAGTTGGTCAAAGCGGTCAAGGAATTACCCAAGGAAGTGGCGGCGGAATTCAAGGGCTTGCTCGGCGATATCAAATCGCTCAAGGACTTCGCGAAGGAGGGTTATCGTGGCGTGATTGCCGACGTCTCCCAACAGCTCGAAGCCATCCGCAAAGCCGATGCGCCGAAGCTCACCACCGGCAAGGACACCACGGCCGCGGCGCAAGCCATGGCCGATCTGGTGCAGGACACGCTGCTGGTGAAAGTGGCGCAATGGGTCGCCTCGATGCCGGTGGCGTCGACCCCGGTGAAACTGTCGTCGACGCCATCGCTGGATCAGCAGACTGTGCAACCGGTCACTCGTCAGGAAGTGCCGGTCACCGACGATTTGCAGCTGTTGCAAAGGGAATTGAACGAAGCGATCCAATTGGCATTGAACAAGGCCAACCCCGCGCACTATCAGGCCATCAACGATGTTAAGCAGGCGTTGAATGCGCACCTAAAAGCCGTGGCGTCGTCCGGCGTGCGGCTGGTCAGTAAATCATTTCAGGAGAGCTTGCCCGCTGTCGTCGTGGCCTATCGGCAATTTGCCGACGCGACGCGGGTCATGGAGGTGACTCAGCGCAACGGTGTTGCCCATCCGTTGTTCCTGCCGCCGAACGATGTGAAAGTTTCCGGGAAGTGA
- a CDS encoding phage baseplate assembly protein, translated as MNDMDNRVTLTVGGLEYGGWKSVEITADLERQFRTFKLNITWQWPGQTVDKRIQPGDACEVRIGQDLVLTGYVFKAPISYDGRQISLNIEGSSCTQDLVDCAATNRPNQWHEQSLLSIVEALAITYKVFVVSEIPETARLSSHTIVPGETVFQSIDRLLTLFRVFSTDDAQGRLVLARPGSGGRASDALELGKNILSANAPMDYSQVFSEYRVIGQHKGTDKKSGTAVSEVESMSADLSYKRRRVTVINEGMQINPELALQRANWESATRVGKAKATTYQVQGWRQSNGDLWRHNTLVRVKDPVLGFDDDMLISKVTYSLSAQGSITTLQVAPPHTFDANPEPPKKA; from the coding sequence ATGAACGACATGGATAACCGGGTCACCCTGACCGTCGGCGGCCTGGAATACGGTGGCTGGAAAAGCGTGGAAATCACCGCGGATCTGGAGCGCCAGTTTCGCACCTTCAAACTCAACATCACCTGGCAATGGCCGGGGCAGACCGTGGACAAGCGGATCCAGCCCGGTGACGCCTGTGAAGTGCGCATCGGCCAGGATCTGGTGCTGACCGGGTATGTGTTCAAGGCACCGATCAGCTATGACGGGCGCCAGATCAGCCTGAACATCGAAGGCAGTTCCTGCACCCAGGATCTGGTGGATTGCGCCGCGACCAACCGCCCGAACCAATGGCATGAGCAATCGCTGTTGAGCATCGTCGAAGCGCTGGCGATCACCTACAAAGTCTTTGTGGTCAGCGAAATTCCCGAGACCGCGCGGCTCAGCAGTCACACCATCGTGCCGGGGGAAACGGTGTTTCAATCCATCGACCGCTTGCTGACATTGTTCCGGGTGTTTTCTACCGATGATGCCCAGGGCCGGCTGGTGCTGGCCCGGCCTGGCAGTGGTGGCCGGGCCAGCGATGCGCTGGAGTTGGGCAAAAATATTCTGTCGGCCAACGCGCCGATGGATTACAGCCAGGTGTTCTCCGAATATCGGGTGATCGGTCAGCACAAGGGCACGGACAAGAAGAGCGGGACAGCGGTCAGCGAGGTTGAATCGATGTCCGCCGACCTGAGCTACAAGCGTCGGCGGGTAACGGTGATCAACGAAGGCATGCAGATCAATCCCGAGCTCGCCTTGCAACGGGCCAACTGGGAAAGCGCCACCCGCGTGGGCAAGGCCAAAGCCACCACCTATCAGGTGCAGGGCTGGCGGCAATCGAACGGCGATCTGTGGCGTCACAACACACTGGTACGGGTCAAGGATCCGGTGCTGGGGTTTGATGACGACATGCTGATCTCGAAGGTGACCTACTCGCTGTCGGCGCAAGGTTCGATCACCACCCTGCAAGTCGCACCGCCGCATACCTTCGACGCCAATCCCGAGCCTCCCAAAAAGGCCTGA
- a CDS encoding phage tail sheath subtilisin-like domain-containing protein, whose translation MAIGFSNIPADIRVPLFYAEMDNSAANSASSAMRRLIVAQVNDNIAPADVGKLVLVSSVALAKSIGGQGSMLASMYETWRKTDPIGEIWCLPLHNTEGSIAKGVLTLSGAATQSGVLNLYVGGVRVQAAIVNGATAAQAATALALKINASADLPVSAAAVEGVVTLSAKWTGDSGNDISLQFNRLGKSNGEETPAGLTSAITAMTGGAGVPDQVAAVAALGDEPFEFICMPWSDLSTLNTWQAVMDDSTGRWSWAKQLFGHVYSAKRGSIGTLVAAGQARNDQHMTIQALEPGVPQPFWVQAAALAARTSVFISADASRPTQSGSLPGLDPAPASERFTLTERQSLLNYGIATAYYEGGYVRIQRSITTYQKNAYGQADNSYLDSETMHQSAFIVRRLQSVITSKYGRHKLASDGTRFGAGQPIVTPSTIRGELIAQYAKLELEGHVENAELFAEHLIVERDVQDPSRVNVLFPPDYINGLRVFALLNQFRLQYDDAA comes from the coding sequence ATGGCGATCGGATTCAGCAACATCCCCGCGGACATTCGTGTTCCGCTGTTCTATGCCGAAATGGATAACTCGGCCGCCAATAGCGCGTCGTCGGCCATGCGCCGCCTGATCGTTGCTCAGGTCAACGACAACATCGCACCGGCCGACGTCGGCAAATTGGTGTTGGTGTCCAGCGTGGCACTGGCCAAAAGCATTGGCGGCCAAGGCTCGATGCTCGCCTCGATGTACGAAACCTGGCGCAAGACCGATCCGATCGGCGAGATCTGGTGCCTGCCGCTGCACAACACTGAAGGCAGCATTGCCAAAGGTGTGCTGACCCTGAGCGGTGCGGCGACGCAAAGCGGCGTGCTCAACCTGTACGTCGGCGGCGTTCGCGTTCAGGCGGCTATCGTCAATGGTGCCACTGCGGCGCAAGCGGCCACGGCCCTGGCACTGAAAATCAATGCCTCCGCCGATCTGCCGGTCAGCGCTGCGGCGGTCGAAGGTGTGGTCACCCTGAGCGCCAAATGGACTGGCGACAGCGGCAACGACATCAGCCTGCAATTCAATCGCCTGGGCAAGAGCAATGGCGAAGAAACCCCGGCCGGCCTGACCTCGGCCATCACCGCCATGACCGGCGGCGCCGGTGTGCCGGATCAAGTGGCCGCCGTCGCGGCACTGGGCGATGAACCGTTCGAGTTCATCTGCATGCCTTGGTCGGATCTGTCGACCCTCAACACCTGGCAAGCCGTCATGGATGACAGCACCGGTCGTTGGTCCTGGGCCAAGCAATTGTTCGGTCACGTCTACAGCGCCAAGCGCGGCAGCATCGGTACTCTGGTGGCGGCCGGTCAGGCGCGTAACGACCAGCACATGACCATCCAGGCGCTGGAGCCGGGCGTACCGCAACCGTTCTGGGTTCAGGCCGCTGCACTGGCTGCACGCACGTCGGTGTTTATCTCGGCTGACGCCAGTCGTCCGACCCAAAGCGGCAGCCTGCCAGGTCTCGACCCGGCACCGGCGAGCGAGCGTTTCACTCTGACCGAGCGTCAGTCGTTGCTCAACTACGGCATCGCTACCGCGTACTACGAAGGCGGCTACGTACGAATTCAGCGTTCGATCACCACCTATCAAAAGAACGCCTACGGCCAGGCAGATAACTCCTACCTGGACAGTGAAACCATGCACCAGTCGGCGTTCATCGTGCGTCGTCTGCAGAGCGTGATCACCAGCAAATACGGTCGCCACAAACTGGCCTCCGACGGCACCCGTTTCGGCGCCGGCCAGCCAATCGTTACTCCGAGCACCATTCGCGGTGAGCTGATCGCCCAGTACGCCAAGCTCGAACTGGAAGGCCACGTGGAAAACGCCGAGCTGTTCGCCGAACACCTGATCGTCGAGCGCGATGTTCAGGACCCGAGCCGGGTCAACGTGTTGTTCCCGCCGGATTACATTAACGGCCTGCGCGTGTTCGCGCTGCTCAACCAGTTCCGTCTGCAGTACGACGACGCAGCCTGA
- a CDS encoding phage GP46 family protein, producing MLISQNLHAALTRSVLISLFTWRRAADDDALDDEERFGWWGDTFPTVADDRIGSRLWLLRRVKLTRQTQMDAEFYAREALQWLIDDGHCSAIDIISERLDAQRLNLRTVLTLADGERLDINPDNSWQVIYAV from the coding sequence ATGTTGATCAGCCAAAACCTTCACGCCGCACTGACCCGTTCAGTGCTGATCAGCCTGTTCACCTGGCGCCGTGCCGCCGATGACGATGCCCTCGACGACGAAGAACGTTTCGGCTGGTGGGGCGACACCTTTCCTACGGTGGCCGACGACCGCATCGGTTCGCGGCTGTGGTTGCTACGCCGGGTCAAGCTGACCCGCCAGACCCAGATGGACGCCGAGTTCTATGCCCGCGAAGCCCTGCAATGGCTGATCGACGACGGCCATTGCAGCGCCATCGACATCATCAGCGAACGCCTCGACGCCCAGCGCCTAAACCTGCGCACGGTCCTGACCCTGGCCGACGGCGAGCGCCTGGACATCAACCCCGATAACAGTTGGCAGGTGATCTATGCCGTTTGA
- a CDS encoding YmfQ family protein: MGGIRTAAQYHAQLRSLLPSGPAWDPERVPELEEVLEGVAQELARLDARAADLLNEMDPAGVSELVPDWERVMNLPDPCLGATPLFDDRRLAVRRRLLAVGSQAVGYYLEIAKSQGYPNATITELEAPRMGRSRFGAAHWGTWEAQFMWTLNTGGRLLLGRRFGASYWGERFGVNPGSALECLIHRSAPAHTKVHINYD; this comes from the coding sequence ATGGGGGGCATAAGAACCGCCGCGCAATACCACGCCCAACTGCGCAGCCTGCTGCCCAGCGGCCCGGCTTGGGACCCTGAACGGGTGCCGGAACTCGAAGAAGTCCTCGAAGGCGTCGCCCAGGAACTGGCCCGCCTCGACGCCCGCGCCGCCGACCTGCTCAACGAGATGGACCCGGCCGGCGTCAGCGAACTGGTGCCCGACTGGGAACGGGTGATGAACCTGCCCGACCCGTGCCTCGGCGCCACGCCACTGTTCGATGACCGCCGCCTGGCCGTGCGCCGTCGTCTGCTCGCAGTCGGTAGTCAAGCCGTCGGCTACTACCTCGAAATCGCCAAAAGCCAGGGTTACCCGAACGCCACCATCACCGAACTGGAAGCCCCGCGCATGGGACGCTCGCGTTTCGGTGCGGCGCACTGGGGGACTTGGGAAGCGCAGTTCATGTGGACGCTCAATACCGGTGGGCGATTGCTGTTGGGACGACGTTTCGGCGCCAGTTACTGGGGCGAGCGTTTCGGCGTGAACCCGGGGTCTGCGCTGGAGTGTTTGATCCATCGCAGCGCACCGGCACATACCAAGGTGCACATCAATTATGACTAG
- a CDS encoding contractile injection system protein, VgrG/Pvc8 family, protein MSLGFTPAVEIYGANAALLNERLLSWTHIDAAGIESDQLTLVISLDGLEGLPSLGGKIGLRVGYLESGLVDKGEFVITRRTPTLFPLRLTLVATAAPFSAADQTGFKQRRSVSHGPTTLGALFRQLTSRHGFSPRVAPDLSLIKIEHIDQSNETDMGFLTRLAYLHDAVAKPINELYVLARRGQAKSLSGKILPTIKLSVTTNNRPGDHAFISAILDETARAKYQGCKTSWWDAAAGKVRVEESGIAPFKTLRQRFQSADDARAAAEGETRRMMREALKVTIECPGNPGLSAEGIVLLDPTWPDFMRGRWSIDKVTASGDREKSYRCRIDATCLDAKA, encoded by the coding sequence ATGTCACTGGGTTTCACGCCTGCGGTAGAAATTTACGGCGCAAACGCTGCGCTGCTCAACGAACGATTGCTCAGTTGGACGCACATCGATGCAGCGGGAATTGAATCCGATCAACTGACGCTCGTGATCAGTCTAGATGGGCTTGAAGGGTTGCCCAGCCTGGGCGGAAAGATCGGCCTGCGGGTCGGTTATCTAGAGTCGGGGCTGGTGGATAAAGGCGAGTTCGTCATTACCCGACGCACGCCGACTCTGTTTCCCCTGCGTCTGACGCTGGTGGCCACTGCGGCGCCGTTCAGTGCGGCGGATCAGACGGGATTCAAGCAGCGCCGATCGGTCAGCCATGGCCCGACGACCTTGGGTGCGCTGTTTCGCCAGTTGACGTCCAGGCACGGATTTTCCCCTCGTGTGGCCCCGGACCTGTCGCTGATAAAAATCGAGCACATCGACCAGTCCAACGAAACCGACATGGGTTTTCTGACGCGACTGGCCTACCTTCATGACGCTGTCGCCAAGCCGATCAACGAGCTGTACGTGCTGGCACGGCGCGGTCAGGCGAAATCGTTATCGGGCAAAATCCTGCCGACCATAAAGCTGTCGGTGACGACGAACAATCGCCCAGGCGATCACGCCTTTATCTCCGCCATCCTGGATGAAACCGCCCGGGCGAAATACCAGGGCTGCAAGACCAGTTGGTGGGACGCGGCGGCCGGTAAAGTGCGTGTCGAGGAGAGCGGCATCGCGCCGTTCAAGACCCTTCGCCAGCGGTTTCAGAGCGCAGACGATGCCCGTGCCGCCGCCGAAGGCGAGACCCGCCGGATGATGCGCGAAGCACTCAAGGTGACGATCGAATGCCCCGGCAATCCGGGATTGTCCGCTGAAGGGATTGTTCTGCTGGACCCCACCTGGCCGGACTTCATGCGCGGTCGGTGGTCGATCGACAAGGTCACCGCCAGCGGCGACCGGGAAAAAAGCTATCGCTGCAGGATTGACGCGACCTGCCTGGACGCCAAGGCCTGA
- a CDS encoding phage tail assembly protein, protein MSNAVKLQVAIEAHGEPLTELNLRRPTVQEVRAIKALPYKIDKSEEVSLDMDVAAKYIAVCAGIPPSSVNQLDLADLNTLSWAVASFFMSAASAPSPT, encoded by the coding sequence ATGAGCAACGCCGTGAAGCTTCAAGTTGCGATCGAAGCCCACGGCGAGCCCTTGACCGAACTCAACCTGCGCCGTCCGACGGTGCAGGAAGTGCGGGCGATCAAGGCGCTGCCGTACAAGATCGACAAGAGCGAAGAGGTCAGCCTCGACATGGACGTCGCGGCCAAATACATCGCCGTGTGCGCCGGCATTCCGCCGTCGTCGGTCAACCAGCTGGACCTGGCTGACCTCAACACGTTGAGTTGGGCCGTCGCGAGTTTTTTCATGAGTGCGGCGTCGGCGCCATCACCGACCTGA
- a CDS encoding DUF2635 domain-containing protein, with product MSKRITVLPAPGRVVPDPEAGDLLPLEGREVPDNAWWRRRLADGDITTKAVKAAKPQGAK from the coding sequence ATGAGCAAACGCATCACCGTGCTGCCGGCCCCGGGCCGCGTCGTGCCGGACCCGGAAGCGGGCGATCTGTTGCCCCTCGAGGGCCGTGAAGTGCCGGACAACGCCTGGTGGCGTCGACGTCTGGCCGATGGCGATATCACTACCAAAGCCGTGAAAGCGGCGAAACCACAGGGAGCCAAATAA
- a CDS encoding phage tail tape measure protein, with the protein MADTETKEKTSVLLTGIDELSPKLGALRAKVESFKKNLEQTGLGKLDISGLFKGGSVITPFVDAIKASDAFKGKLTEVSESAEGVDLPKAPASATQNMNVFSRSMEQVSVAANTALQPAVATVTAGLQPLLVGFGSLLDDNPKLVEGLAAGAIAFSAMQTAVTGATQVFELMSMVLKTNPIMLIAMGIALAAGLIIANWEPISTFFAGLWQKVVGYWAPISGVFSAIFDQVKAVVSAGFDFLKAWFAWTPYGMILNNWGAVVGLFAAIWDLLVALTVPVKEKLRSLFDWAPLDAIAAAWDQVPVIFSGYWESIKLGAQAFFSYLSGLFTWSPLDALSETWASVVQFFSEKAEKLRAILAPIQEMLGGSFGGFIAKITGKVESFAEVQKKTNAEGKGEFAPAAAFINAASEPTSNALATPGSLPLKSSMQPGSLTQNSNTLIQQSAANNRTQLEGGLTVRFENAPAGLRTDQPQTNQPGLSLNSRIGYRSLSLGGSNELA; encoded by the coding sequence ATGGCAGACACAGAAACGAAAGAGAAAACGTCGGTGCTGCTCACGGGCATTGACGAACTGTCACCCAAACTCGGCGCCCTGCGGGCAAAGGTCGAGAGCTTCAAGAAAAACCTGGAGCAGACCGGCCTCGGCAAACTGGATATCAGCGGTTTGTTCAAGGGCGGTAGCGTGATCACGCCGTTCGTGGATGCGATCAAGGCGTCCGACGCGTTCAAGGGCAAATTGACCGAGGTCAGCGAATCAGCCGAAGGCGTTGATTTGCCGAAGGCACCGGCAAGCGCTACACAAAACATGAATGTGTTCAGTCGATCGATGGAGCAGGTGTCGGTCGCGGCCAATACAGCCTTGCAGCCTGCCGTCGCTACGGTAACGGCAGGTCTTCAACCTTTGTTGGTTGGGTTTGGCAGTCTGCTCGATGACAACCCGAAGCTGGTCGAAGGCCTGGCGGCAGGGGCCATTGCGTTCTCGGCGATGCAAACCGCCGTGACCGGCGCGACTCAAGTGTTCGAGCTGATGAGCATGGTGCTCAAGACCAATCCGATCATGCTGATTGCCATGGGTATCGCCCTGGCGGCCGGTTTGATCATTGCCAACTGGGAACCGATTTCGACGTTTTTCGCCGGGCTCTGGCAAAAGGTTGTCGGTTATTGGGCGCCGATCAGCGGCGTTTTCTCGGCAATTTTTGATCAAGTAAAAGCAGTTGTGAGTGCGGGATTCGATTTCCTTAAAGCGTGGTTTGCCTGGACGCCCTACGGAATGATCCTGAACAACTGGGGGGCCGTTGTCGGTTTGTTTGCGGCGATCTGGGATCTGCTCGTGGCACTGACCGTGCCGGTAAAGGAGAAACTGCGCAGCCTGTTCGACTGGGCGCCGCTGGACGCCATTGCCGCGGCTTGGGATCAGGTGCCTGTCATTTTCTCGGGCTACTGGGAGTCAATCAAGCTTGGAGCGCAGGCGTTCTTTTCCTACCTCAGCGGGCTATTCACTTGGTCGCCCTTGGATGCACTGAGCGAAACATGGGCATCTGTGGTTCAGTTTTTCAGTGAAAAAGCGGAAAAGCTCCGGGCCATTCTGGCGCCGATCCAGGAAATGCTGGGCGGTAGCTTTGGTGGCTTTATCGCCAAAATTACCGGCAAGGTCGAAAGCTTCGCCGAGGTGCAAAAGAAAACCAATGCTGAAGGCAAGGGTGAGTTTGCGCCGGCGGCGGCGTTCATTAATGCCGCTTCCGAGCCAACCTCAAACGCGCTGGCGACTCCCGGCAGTTTGCCGCTCAAGTCGTCTATGCAGCCCGGTTCTCTGACCCAAAACTCCAACACCCTGATCCAGCAAAGCGCGGCCAACAACCGCACGCAGCTCGAAGGCGGCCTGACCGTGCGCTTCGAAAACGCGCCGGCCGGGCTGCGCACCGATCAACCGCAAACCAATCAACCGGGGCTGTCGCTCAATTCGCGCATCGGCTATCGCTCGCTGTCTCTGGGAGGTTCCAATGAACTGGCGTGA
- a CDS encoding phage baseplate assembly protein V encodes MSLLTRLLARGTVVLANSATKLQSLQMRLTAGEVNDDMEHFEPYGFTSNPLAGAEGVATFLGGDRSHAIVLVVADRRYRLQSLAAGEVAIYTDEGDKIHFKRGRIIDIETATLNIRASSAVNIDSPVINQTGKIVSTGDQIAGGISQIKHVHVGVQAGNGQTGVPAGGQ; translated from the coding sequence ATGAGCCTACTGACACGCCTCCTGGCGCGCGGCACTGTCGTGCTCGCCAACTCGGCCACCAAGCTTCAATCGCTGCAAATGCGCCTCACCGCCGGCGAAGTGAACGACGACATGGAGCACTTCGAACCCTACGGTTTCACCAGTAACCCGCTGGCCGGCGCTGAAGGTGTCGCCACGTTTCTGGGCGGTGATCGCTCCCACGCCATCGTGCTGGTGGTCGCCGATCGCCGCTATCGCCTCCAGTCCCTGGCCGCGGGAGAAGTAGCGATCTACACCGACGAAGGCGACAAGATCCACTTCAAGCGCGGGCGGATCATCGACATCGAAACCGCCACGCTGAACATCCGCGCCAGCAGCGCGGTGAACATCGACAGCCCCGTGATCAACCAGACCGGAAAAATCGTCTCCACCGGCGATCAGATTGCCGGTGGCATCAGCCAGATCAAACACGTGCATGTCGGCGTTCAAGCGGGCAACGGCCAGACCGGCGTACCGGCGGGAGGGCAGTGA
- a CDS encoding phage tail terminator protein, whose product MKITPILTQLRAQCPSLANRVAAGIDLATLQASNPLTTPCAYVVPIADLASKSVAQNLMLQPIRDRFEVTLVLDTTDATKALDLLHDLRAELWRALVGFKPGSDYEAIEYDGGELVSINSSRVLYRLRFFAEFQLGRNLPGQPAESWHERELDGLSSFTGATVRVDAIDPADPNLQRPGPDGRLELTFSGDVTP is encoded by the coding sequence ATGAAGATCACGCCGATCCTCACGCAGCTGCGTGCGCAATGCCCGAGCCTGGCCAATCGTGTGGCCGCGGGCATCGACCTCGCCACCCTGCAAGCCAGCAACCCACTCACCACACCGTGCGCCTACGTCGTCCCCATTGCCGATCTGGCGAGCAAAAGCGTTGCACAAAACCTGATGCTGCAACCCATCCGCGACCGCTTCGAAGTGACGTTGGTGCTCGACACCACAGACGCTACAAAAGCGCTGGATCTGTTGCATGACCTGCGCGCCGAACTCTGGCGCGCCCTGGTGGGTTTCAAGCCCGGCAGCGACTACGAGGCCATCGAGTACGACGGCGGCGAACTGGTTTCCATCAACAGCAGCCGCGTGCTGTATCGCCTGCGCTTTTTTGCCGAATTCCAGCTCGGTCGCAATTTGCCGGGGCAACCGGCGGAGAGCTGGCACGAGCGTGAACTGGACGGTTTGTCGTCCTTTACCGGGGCCACCGTGCGGGTCGATGCGATCGATCCCGCGGACCCCAATCTGCAACGCCCAGGCCCCGACGGGCGCCTGGAACTGACTTTCTCTGGAGACGTAACCCCATGA
- a CDS encoding baseplate J/gp47 family protein has protein sequence MPFETPSLPVLIKRTQSDLASDSLRQSDAQVLARTLGGAAYGLYGYLDWIAEQILPDKADESTLERIAALRLNQPRKPAQAASGSVSFTASAGAVLDVDTLLQSSDGRTYKVTAARTTSNGLNSTTIAALEAGSLGNAEAGLALIPVQPIAGIVGNSFTVLAPGLNGGVARESLESLRARVIRSYRIIPHGGSAQDYETWALECPGVTRVWCRGGLLGPGTVSLFIMRDDDPQPMPNDEQLAEVQAYIEPLRPVTAEVHVQRPVQVPVVYHLTLTPDTTAIRAAVEAQLRDLHNREADLGQKLLISHIREAISSTSGENDHVLTSPVADVETEPNELLTFGGCVWGA, from the coding sequence ATGCCGTTTGAAACCCCTTCGCTGCCGGTGCTGATCAAACGCACCCAAAGCGACCTGGCCAGCGATTCGCTGCGCCAGTCCGATGCACAAGTGCTGGCCCGCACCCTCGGTGGCGCCGCCTATGGCCTGTATGGCTATCTGGACTGGATCGCCGAGCAGATCCTCCCGGACAAGGCCGATGAATCGACTCTGGAGCGGATCGCCGCACTGCGCCTGAACCAGCCGCGCAAACCCGCGCAAGCGGCCAGCGGCAGCGTTAGCTTTACCGCCAGCGCCGGTGCCGTGCTGGACGTCGACACACTGCTGCAATCGAGCGACGGTCGCACCTACAAAGTGACCGCCGCACGCACCACCAGCAACGGCCTCAACAGCACCACCATCGCCGCGCTCGAGGCCGGCAGCCTGGGCAATGCCGAGGCCGGTCTGGCGCTGATTCCGGTGCAGCCGATTGCGGGAATCGTCGGCAATAGCTTTACCGTGCTGGCGCCGGGACTCAACGGCGGGGTGGCGCGGGAAAGCCTGGAGTCATTGCGTGCACGGGTGATTCGCTCCTATCGCATCATCCCTCACGGCGGTTCGGCGCAAGACTATGAAACCTGGGCCCTGGAGTGCCCCGGCGTGACCCGTGTCTGGTGCCGCGGCGGTTTGTTGGGACCGGGCACGGTCAGCCTGTTCATCATGCGTGACGACGACCCGCAACCGATGCCGAACGACGAACAACTGGCCGAAGTTCAGGCCTACATCGAGCCTCTGCGGCCGGTCACCGCCGAGGTGCATGTGCAGCGGCCGGTTCAGGTACCGGTGGTCTATCACTTGACGCTGACCCCCGACACCACCGCCATACGCGCCGCCGTCGAAGCGCAACTGCGAGACCTGCATAACCGTGAGGCCGACCTCGGCCAGAAGTTATTGATCAGTCACATCCGTGAAGCGATCAGCAGCACTAGCGGCGAAAACGACCACGTACTCACCTCGCCTGTCGCTGATGTCGAAACCGAGCCCAATGAGTTGCTGACCTTCGGAGGTTGCGTATGGGGGGCATAA
- a CDS encoding phage tail tube protein: protein MGQLIAGTCYVKVDGAQLTINGGCEAPLMAVKRETVVPGFYKETDIAPSFTVTALHTADFPLKQLIAGSDMTVTCEFSNGKVYVLAGAYLVEEPVSKGDDATIELKFEGIKGTWQ, encoded by the coding sequence ATGGGTCAACTGATTGCGGGCACCTGCTACGTCAAAGTGGACGGCGCTCAACTGACCATCAACGGCGGCTGCGAAGCACCTTTGATGGCCGTAAAACGGGAAACCGTCGTGCCGGGCTTCTACAAGGAAACCGACATCGCGCCGTCGTTCACAGTGACGGCGCTGCACACCGCGGACTTCCCGCTCAAGCAACTGATCGCAGGCTCCGACATGACCGTCACCTGCGAATTCAGCAACGGCAAAGTCTACGTGCTGGCCGGCGCTTACCTGGTGGAAGAGCCGGTATCCAAAGGCGATGACGCCACCATCGAACTGAAATTCGAAGGCATCAAGGGGACCTGGCAATGA